Proteins encoded together in one Electrophorus electricus isolate fEleEle1 chromosome 9, fEleEle1.pri, whole genome shotgun sequence window:
- the snx18a gene encoding sorting nexin-18a, producing the protein MALRARVLYDFTSENPGEISVKENEIVTLYSEQDIEGWLEGTNGHGERGLFPASYVEIQKSDISTSFNNNSSSVDAYQASRYANIPAGGFQPSYKTQNQVENYNKAPALNFTTFPATTSQHPPQSYPVSQGSDDDWDDDWDDNSTVADEPGVVSGGFHDFEGNGPSTYRVSTSSMSRGGNAQHAKSSATVSRNLNRFSTFVKSGGEAFVLGEASGFVKDGDKICVVMGQHGPEWQENPYPFTCTIDDPTKQTKFKGMKSYISYKLTPTHTQSAVNRRYKHFDWLYARLVEKFPVISVPHIPEKQATGRFEEDFISKRRKGLIWWMNHMTSHPVLARCDVFQHFLTCSSTDEKAWKQGKRKAEKDEMVGANFFLTISTPGAPLDLQEVESKTDGFKAFTKKMDDSVIQVNATLSEFARKQIAGFKKEYQKVGQSFKYLSQAFELDQQTYSVGLNQAIAYTGETYEAIGDYFVEQPKQDVDPVLDLLALYQGHLANYPDIIHVQKGALTKVKESQKHVEEGKMERQQADGIMERCNIISFATLAEIQHFHQTRVRDFKAQMQHYLQQQITFFQKVTGKLEEALRKYDDA; encoded by the exons ATGGCGCTGCGGGCGAGAGTTTTGTATGACTTTACTTCAGAAAATCCTGGAGAGATATCggtaaaagaaaatgaaattgtGACTCTGTATAGCGAACAAGATATAGAGGGTTGGTTGGAGGGAACGAACGGTCACGGGGAGCGGGGACTGTTCCCTGCTTCCTATGTTGAAATTCAGAAGAGCGACATATCCACTTCATTTAACAACAACAGTTCTTCTGTAGATGCATATCAAGCCTCTAGGTATGCCAACATTCCTGCAGGTGGCTTCCAACCCTCCTACAAAACTCAGAATCAGGTTGAGAATTATAACAAAGCTCCAGCGTTGAATTTTACAACTTTTCCCGCAACAACCTCACAACACCCTCCGCAAAGTTACCCAGTAAGCCAAGGAAGTGACGACGACTGGGACGACGACTGGGATGACAACTCCACTGTGGCAGACGAACCAGGCGTCGTCAGCGGAGGTTTCCATGACTTTGAAGGCAACGGTCCCTCCACGTATAGGGTGTCGACGTCTTCCATGTCACGAGGTGGAAATGCGCAGCACGCCAAGAGTTCAGCCACTGTCAGCAGAAATTTGAACAGATTCTCCACTTTTGTGAAGTCAGGAGGCGAGGCATTTGTGCTTGGGGAGGCATCTGGCTTCGTGAAGGATGGGGATAAGATCTGCGTGGTCATGGGTCAGCACGGCCCAGAGTGGCAAGAAAATCCCTACCCGTTTACCTGCACTATCGATGACCCAACTAAGCAGACCAAATTCAAGGGCATGAAAAGTTACATCTCCTATAAACTGACACCAACCCACACCCAAAGCGCGGTGAACAGGAGATATAAACACTTCGACTGGCTCTACGCTCGGCTTGTAGAGAAATTCCCTGTCATCTCTGTTCCTCACATCCCAGAGAAACAGGCCACGGGGCGCTTTGAGGAAGACTTCATTTCGAAGAGGCGGAAGGGCCTCATCTGGTGGATGAACCACATGACCAGCCACCCAGTGCTGGCCAGGTGTGACGTGTTCCAGCATTTCCTCACGTGCAGCAGCACAGACGAGAAGGCCTGGAAACAGGGCAAGCGCAAGGCGGAGAAAGACGAGATGGTCGGAGCCAATTTCTTCCTGACCATCAGCACTCCGGGAGCGCCACTTGACCTCCAGGAGGTGGAGAGCAAGACCGATGGGTTCAAGGCCTTTACGAAAAAAATGGACGACAGCGTGATCCAGGTCAACGCAACGCTCAGCGAGTTTGCAAGGAAACAGATAGCCGGCTTCAAGAAGGAATATCAGAAAGTTGGACAGTCATTTAAGTATCTGAGTCAGGCCTTTGAGCTTGACCAACAGACATATTCAGTCGGTTTGAATCAAGCGATTGCGTACACTGGAGAGACGTACGAAGCCATTGGAGACTACTTTGTGGAGCAGCCGAAACAAGATGTGGACCCGGTGCTGGACCTCTTAGCCCTATACCAAGGACACCTCGCCAACTATCCTGACATCATCCATGTTCAGAAAG GTGCACTGACCAAGGTGAAAGAGAGCCAGAAGCACGTGGAAGAGGGCAAGATGGAGCGCCAGCAGGCCGACGGCATCATGGAGCGCTGCAACATCATCTCATTCGCCACACTGGCCGAGATCCAGCACTTCCACCAGACCCGCGTGCGTGACTTCAAGGCCCAGATGCAGCACTACCTGCAGCAGCAGATCACCTTCTTCCAGAAGGTGACGGGCAAGCTGGAGGAGGCCCTCCGGAAGTACGACGACGCTTAG
- the hspb3 gene encoding heat shock protein beta-3: MAGEGVTISHWISCPVRHQDHFKKRDLGKFTEDHHLFALVGPAWAPLKVETGTGAEPARREDEDSGEPLFRIMLDVAQFKPEDILIQVFEGWLLIRGQHGVRMDEHGFVSRNFTRKYRLPDHQLQPGDLTAVLCHDGILVVESKERWWTASD; the protein is encoded by the coding sequence ATGGCAGGGGAAGGAGTCACCATTTCCCACTGGATCTCATGTCCGGTGCGGCACCAGGACCATTTCAAAAAACGGGACCTCGGCAAGTTCACAGAAGACCACCATCTGTTCGCTCTGGTGGGACCTGCATGGGCGCCACTTAAAGTAGAGACTGGAACCGGAGCAGAGCCGGCCCGCCGCGAAGATGAGGACTCCGGCGAGCCTCTGTTCCGGATCATGTTGGATGTGGCCCAGTTCAAACCAGAAGATATTCTGATCCAGGTGTTTGAGGGGTGGCTTTTGATCCGAGGGCAGCATGGGGTGAGGATGGATGAGCACGGGTTCGTGTCGCGCAACTTCACGCGGAAGTACCGGCTGCCCGACCACCAACTCCAGCCAGGGGACTTGACGGCCGTGCTGTGTCATGACGGAATATTGGTGGTGGAGAGCAAAGAGAGGTGGTGGACAGCAAGTGACTAA